The following proteins come from a genomic window of Flavobacteriales bacterium:
- a CDS encoding AAA family ATPase: MWLLGSGQETHVKLNFTRRIWSSTILNSSKEVTSNESKNPVGEKLIIRNFGPIKDMELDLGKVTVLIGEQASGKSTVAKVLAMCRYFSYLVMDSRNIVNGRSEFSRTALVEWGLEEYETPETYIKYDCPDYSVVIDQHRISGSSFAVSYDSKSPTESHDFEIDVLIPNLTPRSDRFKELLNRFEELKPSRESKFAIPGDWSIPHSFLTTDVKRVMNNPFYFPTERGLQSIFSLGKSSIQNLSDSLYNQFALLDRISKEYNSETEIEPLNIQYRNENGVGYVKKKSEERFYRLSSGASGYQSATPIVLAVDYYSTISRKRTFVVEEPEQNLFPEAQKKLVEFLVDAAVNDKHQMLFTTHSPYILSALENLMYAHKLGNIEGRKYAERVENIIAEKYWIDQNEVSVYALENGGARSIVLRDEPMIDKEYIDSVSNILNAEFDHLLSIDVERENGGKS, encoded by the coding sequence ATGTGGCTGCTTGGGAGTGGACAGGAGACCCACGTGAAGCTAAACTTCACAAGGAGAATTTGGAGTTCCACGATATTGAACTCAAGCAAAGAAGTTACAAGTAACGAGAGTAAAAACCCTGTGGGTGAAAAACTCATCATAAGGAACTTTGGCCCTATCAAGGATATGGAACTTGATTTGGGTAAGGTTACTGTGCTTATCGGTGAGCAGGCATCGGGAAAAAGTACTGTGGCAAAGGTGCTTGCAATGTGTCGGTATTTTTCATACTTGGTCATGGACTCTCGAAACATTGTAAATGGCAGAAGTGAGTTTAGTCGAACCGCGCTCGTTGAGTGGGGACTTGAAGAGTACGAGACGCCTGAAACGTATATCAAGTATGATTGCCCTGACTATTCGGTTGTAATTGACCAACATCGCATTAGTGGAAGTTCATTTGCGGTTTCATACGATTCCAAATCGCCAACGGAATCACATGATTTCGAAATAGACGTTCTGATACCCAATCTGACTCCCAGATCCGATAGGTTTAAAGAGTTGTTGAATCGTTTCGAGGAACTAAAACCAAGCAGAGAATCCAAGTTTGCTATACCTGGTGACTGGAGTATCCCTCACTCTTTTTTGACCACAGACGTTAAACGGGTAATGAACAATCCGTTCTATTTTCCCACGGAACGCGGTTTACAGTCTATTTTTTCCCTGGGAAAATCATCTATTCAAAACCTTTCCGATTCTCTTTACAATCAATTTGCGTTGTTGGATCGAATCTCTAAAGAATACAATTCGGAAACCGAAATAGAGCCGTTAAACATTCAATACAGGAACGAGAATGGTGTTGGTTACGTGAAAAAAAAATCTGAGGAACGGTTTTATCGGCTTTCCAGCGGTGCAAGTGGCTATCAGTCGGCTACACCGATTGTTTTGGCGGTCGATTATTATTCTACAATTAGCCGAAAGAGAACCTTCGTTGTAGAAGAGCCTGAGCAGAACCTTTTTCCTGAAGCACAAAAAAAGTTGGTTGAATTTCTGGTTGACGCAGCGGTGAACGACAAACATCAAATGCTGTTCACCACGCACAGCCCTTACATCCTCTCAGCGTTGGAAAACCTGATGTATGCCCACAAACTGGGAAATATTGAAGGAAGAAAATATGCGGAAAGGGTTGAAAATATCATTGCCGAAAAATACTGGATCGACCAGAACGAGGTGAGTGTTTATGCTTTGGAGAATGGTGGCGCAAGAAGTATAGTTCTCAGAGATGAACCGATGATTGATAAGGAATATA